A part of Citrifermentans bremense genomic DNA contains:
- a CDS encoding cytochrome c biogenesis CcdA family protein, which produces MQAQNISIIGAFVAGLLSFLSPCVLPLIPSYITYITGLSFADLQAEHPSHKVRQQTIIHSLLFIAGFTCVFVLLGASATFLGDFLQEHKTAIRRIGGALIVIFGVHVSGLFDIGLLLGEKKLTLHRKPAGYLGSFVVGVVFAAGWTPCIGPILATILAVAATEGRGVWLLLAYSMGLAIPFFLASLALHQFLVFFKRFKRHIRLFEIITGGFMVIVGILIFTNSLVVISRYTSAWFGE; this is translated from the coding sequence ATGCAAGCGCAGAACATCAGCATAATAGGCGCCTTCGTCGCAGGGTTGTTGTCGTTTCTTTCCCCCTGCGTCTTGCCGCTTATCCCCTCCTACATCACCTACATAACCGGGCTGTCCTTCGCGGACCTGCAGGCCGAGCACCCCTCCCACAAGGTGCGCCAGCAGACCATCATCCACTCGCTGCTCTTCATCGCGGGCTTCACCTGCGTTTTCGTGCTCCTCGGGGCCTCGGCTACCTTTCTGGGGGACTTCCTGCAGGAGCACAAGACGGCGATCAGGCGCATCGGCGGGGCCTTGATCGTCATCTTCGGCGTCCACGTTTCCGGCCTGTTCGACATCGGGCTGCTCCTGGGTGAGAAGAAGCTGACCCTGCACCGAAAGCCCGCCGGCTACCTCGGGAGCTTCGTGGTCGGCGTGGTCTTCGCCGCTGGGTGGACCCCCTGCATCGGCCCCATCCTAGCCACCATTCTGGCCGTGGCCGCAACCGAGGGGCGCGGCGTATGGCTGCTCCTTGCCTACTCGATGGGGCTCGCGATCCCGTTTTTCCTCGCTTCCCTCGCCCTGCACCAGTTCCTGGTGTTCTTCAAGCGTTTCAAACGGCACATACGTCTGTTCGAGATCATCACGGGGGGCTTCATGGTGATAGTCGGCATCCTCATCTTCACCAACTCCCTGGTGGTGATCAGCAGGTACACCAGCGCCTGGTTCGGAGAGTAG
- a CDS encoding mannose-1-phosphate guanyltransferase, whose product MKAVIMAGGFGTRMQPLTCNIPKPMVPLMNRPIMLHIVELLKKYQITDLVMLLYHQPSVIKNFFRDGADLGVRITYVTPLEDMGTAGAVKCAEKYLDERFLIISGDLLTDFNLQKVIDFHESNKALATITLTSVKDPLQFGVVITDKEKRITQFLEKPGWGEVISDTINTGIYVLEPEIFKYIPEGENFDFSQDLFPLLLKKKSALFGFPVKGYWRDIGNTDSYREAHHDILKGKVSVKVDESRREMAGADLRLGLDVKLGEGTAVEGTVVVGDNSQVKGGSQIKDSVIGRNCTIEPGVKLSRAVIWDNVYIKKGAKITDCVICNNVSVGPATTMEEGGVVADDTSIGEESYIKRDVKIWPRKVIESGSTVTGNLIWGERWKKSLFEGEMIKGLTNIELTPEFVAKLGCAYGTSLPKGSHVLVGRDATLSSRMLKRSFLGGILSAGVNVRDIKMVSLPILRYKLRTFGEVGGVHFRQSTDDPATTEIVFLDADGLDFSSSMGKNVERIFYKENFRRAHYMEPGGITELPQVMDFYREGFFRGLDQQVIRGAGAKVVIDFNHSPAGQILPQILNDLGCEVIGLNTYLDEQRGAKTLDEKPNSLQQLAKIVVTLEARAGFWLDPTAEEIVLVDETGRIYAPEELLCLMTALMLKSGARGALAVPVSAPSVIEQLAQENGSSVRRTKSMERSMIEASISPEVIMAGSMGGRFAFPKFQAAFDGMFTVAKTIELSTAVGLPLSSVLKEVPRSSFLQGKVPCVWEKKGGIMRKMSEDSLDKEASFIDGIKVSFVNDWVLVLPDQYQPVIHVVAEAKEQRRAEKLLAEYMQKVENWKKELGQ is encoded by the coding sequence ATGAAGGCAGTCATTATGGCGGGAGGATTTGGCACCCGCATGCAGCCGCTTACCTGCAACATCCCCAAGCCGATGGTTCCGCTGATGAACCGTCCCATCATGCTTCACATCGTGGAACTTTTGAAGAAATACCAGATCACCGACCTCGTCATGCTGCTCTACCACCAGCCTAGCGTGATCAAGAACTTCTTCCGGGACGGCGCCGACCTTGGCGTCAGGATCACCTACGTCACCCCCCTTGAGGACATGGGTACCGCGGGGGCGGTGAAATGCGCGGAGAAGTACCTGGACGAGCGCTTCCTGATCATAAGCGGCGACCTGCTAACCGACTTCAACCTGCAGAAGGTGATCGACTTCCACGAGAGCAACAAGGCCCTTGCCACCATCACCCTCACCTCGGTGAAGGACCCGCTGCAGTTCGGCGTGGTGATCACGGACAAGGAGAAGCGGATCACCCAGTTCCTGGAGAAGCCGGGGTGGGGCGAGGTGATCTCGGACACCATCAACACCGGGATCTACGTGCTCGAGCCCGAGATCTTCAAGTACATCCCCGAGGGGGAGAACTTCGACTTCTCGCAGGACCTCTTCCCGCTCCTCTTGAAGAAGAAGTCGGCGCTCTTCGGCTTCCCGGTCAAGGGGTACTGGCGCGACATCGGCAATACCGACTCCTACCGCGAGGCGCACCACGACATACTGAAGGGGAAGGTCAGCGTCAAGGTGGACGAGTCCCGGCGGGAGATGGCGGGGGCGGACCTGCGCCTTGGGCTCGACGTGAAGCTCGGTGAGGGGACGGCGGTCGAGGGGACCGTGGTGGTGGGGGACAACTCCCAGGTCAAGGGGGGCAGCCAGATCAAGGACAGCGTGATCGGACGCAACTGCACCATCGAGCCGGGGGTGAAGCTCTCCCGCGCCGTCATCTGGGACAACGTCTACATCAAGAAGGGGGCTAAGATCACCGACTGCGTCATCTGCAACAACGTGAGCGTAGGCCCCGCCACCACCATGGAAGAGGGTGGGGTAGTCGCAGACGACACCTCCATAGGCGAGGAAAGCTACATCAAAAGGGACGTGAAGATCTGGCCCCGCAAGGTGATCGAGTCCGGCTCCACCGTGACCGGCAACCTCATCTGGGGGGAGCGCTGGAAGAAGTCGCTCTTCGAGGGGGAGATGATCAAGGGGCTCACCAACATCGAGCTCACACCGGAGTTCGTGGCCAAGCTCGGCTGCGCGTACGGCACCTCGCTCCCCAAGGGGAGCCACGTCCTCGTCGGCCGTGACGCCACCCTCTCCTCCCGCATGCTGAAGCGAAGCTTTTTGGGGGGGATCCTCTCCGCCGGGGTCAATGTGCGCGACATCAAGATGGTTTCGCTCCCGATCCTGCGCTACAAGCTGCGCACCTTCGGCGAGGTGGGGGGGGTGCATTTCCGCCAGTCCACCGATGATCCGGCCACCACCGAGATCGTCTTTCTGGACGCGGACGGGCTCGATTTCTCCTCCTCCATGGGGAAAAACGTGGAGAGGATCTTCTACAAGGAAAACTTCAGGCGCGCCCATTACATGGAGCCGGGGGGGATCACCGAGCTGCCGCAGGTGATGGATTTCTACCGCGAGGGGTTCTTCCGCGGCCTGGACCAGCAGGTGATCAGGGGGGCAGGCGCCAAGGTGGTGATCGACTTCAACCACTCCCCGGCGGGGCAGATTCTGCCGCAGATACTGAACGATCTGGGGTGCGAGGTGATCGGGCTCAACACCTACCTGGACGAGCAGCGCGGCGCGAAGACGCTGGACGAGAAGCCGAATTCCCTGCAGCAGCTCGCGAAGATCGTGGTGACGCTGGAGGCAAGGGCCGGCTTCTGGCTCGACCCGACCGCCGAGGAAATCGTCCTCGTGGACGAGACCGGCAGGATCTACGCGCCGGAGGAGCTCCTCTGTCTCATGACCGCGCTCATGCTGAAAAGCGGCGCCCGGGGCGCCCTTGCCGTCCCGGTCTCGGCACCTTCGGTCATCGAGCAGCTGGCTCAGGAAAACGGCTCTTCTGTGCGCCGCACGAAGAGCATGGAGCGCTCCATGATCGAGGCGTCCATCTCGCCGGAGGTGATCATGGCCGGATCGATGGGGGGGCGTTTCGCCTTCCCGAAGTTCCAGGCGGCCTTCGACGGCATGTTCACCGTGGCGAAGACCATCGAGCTTTCCACCGCCGTCGGCCTACCCCTATCCAGTGTCCTGAAGGAAGTGCCGCGCAGCTCCTTTTTGCAGGGAAAGGTCCCCTGCGTCTGGGAGAAGAAGGGCGGGATCATGCGCAAGATGAGCGAGGACAGCCTCGACAAGGAGGCGAGCTTCATCGACGGCATCAAGGTCTCCTTCGTCAACGACTGGGTTCTGGTGCTGCCGGACCAGTACCAGCCCGTGATCCACGTGGTCGCCGAAGCGAAGGAGCAGAGGCGGGCGGAGAAGCTCCTCGCTGAGTACATGCAGAAAGTGGAAAACTGGAAGAAGGAGCTGGGCCAATAG
- a CDS encoding IPT/TIG domain-containing protein: protein MLRKSLLILLVPLLLPLISAAQGPAPKKPAPVTSPPLSVLSIIPAQGEPGTTVTLNGTGFTSGTGVFLGSRQLPATLVGNRLLTVELPDLPPGVYALYLKREDGSTSRAFNFALQPQKPVALSLSPDTVTACSTGREREVVVTGSKFQSGARVFLDGAALTTRFISPTALSFTAPAVAAGLHQVQVKNPSDAGSGVLALFIDAKPEIASVSIGREFVSAYELVLTGKNFQQSSVLVADGKRVATGEQMATERERLIYLGCNQMVYERHPYDPTPKEIRLQVVNPNGEESGLFTISAP, encoded by the coding sequence ATGCTTCGCAAATCGTTGCTCATACTGCTGGTCCCCTTGCTCCTGCCTTTAATATCCGCCGCGCAGGGCCCCGCGCCCAAGAAGCCGGCGCCTGTCACTTCCCCGCCGCTCAGCGTCCTGTCCATCATCCCGGCACAGGGCGAGCCCGGCACCACCGTCACCCTTAACGGGACCGGCTTCACCAGTGGTACGGGCGTTTTCCTCGGCAGCCGCCAGCTCCCGGCGACGCTGGTGGGAAACCGGCTGCTCACCGTGGAGCTTCCCGACCTCCCCCCAGGCGTCTACGCGCTCTACCTGAAGCGGGAGGACGGCAGCACCAGCAGGGCTTTCAACTTCGCGCTGCAGCCTCAGAAACCGGTTGCGCTCTCACTCTCCCCCGACACGGTCACCGCCTGCTCAACCGGAAGGGAGCGGGAGGTAGTGGTGACCGGTTCGAAGTTCCAGAGCGGGGCCCGCGTCTTTCTGGACGGAGCAGCCCTCACCACCCGCTTCATCTCCCCGACCGCGCTCTCCTTCACCGCACCCGCCGTCGCCGCCGGGCTGCACCAGGTGCAGGTAAAGAACCCCTCCGACGCAGGGTCCGGGGTGCTGGCACTTTTCATCGACGCCAAGCCCGAAATAGCCAGCGTCTCCATAGGGCGTGAGTTCGTGAGCGCTTACGAGTTGGTCCTGACGGGGAAGAATTTCCAGCAGAGTTCGGTGCTGGTGGCCGACGGCAAGCGGGTCGCAACGGGAGAGCAGATGGCTACGGAAAGGGAGCGGCTGATTTACCTCGGCTGCAACCAGATGGTCTACGAGCGCCACCCCTACGACCCGACACCGAAAGAAATACGGCTGCAGGTGGTGAACCCGAACGGAGAGGAGAGCGGCCTCTTCACCATCAGCGCGCCCTGA
- a CDS encoding Crp/Fnr family transcriptional regulator, whose product MENKDIIKKALLFSGLDDEYLAEVAAIAVRRAFAKGETLFTEGEKAEGFYLLASGALKLCKISPDGREKVLHMVHPIETFAEAAFFGDGKYPAEARGVEKGEVFFFSRGAFMGLLERNPRFSMNLIASLSMLLRRFAHQIEELSFADAPARVASYLIELAARKSTSYQGKTYLELDMRKGELASRLGTVSETLSRTFKKMKDEGVIEMDGNKVTIMQMEKLRMIAGK is encoded by the coding sequence ATGGAAAATAAAGACATAATCAAGAAGGCGTTGCTGTTTTCGGGGCTGGACGACGAGTACCTGGCGGAGGTTGCCGCCATCGCCGTACGCCGCGCCTTTGCCAAGGGAGAGACCCTGTTCACCGAGGGGGAGAAGGCGGAAGGGTTCTACCTCCTCGCCTCGGGCGCCCTCAAACTCTGCAAGATCTCCCCGGACGGCAGAGAAAAGGTGCTGCACATGGTGCACCCCATCGAGACCTTCGCCGAGGCCGCCTTTTTCGGCGACGGCAAGTACCCCGCCGAGGCGCGCGGCGTCGAGAAGGGGGAGGTGTTCTTCTTCTCCAGAGGCGCCTTCATGGGGCTGTTGGAGCGAAACCCGCGTTTCTCGATGAACCTGATCGCCTCGCTCTCCATGCTGCTGCGCCGCTTCGCGCACCAGATCGAGGAACTCTCCTTCGCCGACGCTCCCGCGAGGGTCGCCTCCTACCTCATCGAGCTCGCCGCCAGGAAGAGCACCAGTTACCAGGGAAAGACCTACTTGGAGCTGGACATGCGCAAGGGGGAGCTCGCCTCCCGCCTGGGGACCGTGAGCGAGACCCTCTCCCGCACCTTCAAGAAGATGAAGGACGAGGGGGTCATCGAGATGGACGGCAACAAGGTGACCATTATGCAGATGGAAAAACTGAGGATGATCGCGGGCAAATAA
- a CDS encoding VOC family protein encodes MASPFSIQLSVADLGTTEAFYAGIIGLPVHRALTAVGAPEHLVLTLDGCKVYFVEDDAVGQLHPILEARLEGFPKGVGMTLHLSVTGIEEVYQELLEEDLEILYPLQQKPYGTMELWCFDPDGYLVVLEESLR; translated from the coding sequence GTGGCCTCTCCCTTTTCCATTCAACTCTCCGTTGCCGACCTGGGAACCACGGAGGCCTTTTACGCGGGGATCATCGGGCTGCCGGTGCACCGGGCGCTTACCGCGGTGGGGGCTCCTGAGCACCTGGTGCTGACGCTGGACGGCTGCAAGGTCTACTTCGTGGAGGATGACGCGGTGGGGCAGCTGCACCCGATTCTGGAGGCACGCCTGGAAGGGTTCCCCAAGGGAGTCGGCATGACGCTTCATCTGAGCGTCACGGGGATAGAAGAGGTGTACCAGGAGCTTCTGGAGGAGGATCTGGAGATACTCTACCCGTTGCAGCAAAAGCCCTACGGCACCATGGAACTGTGGTGCTTCGACCCTGACGGCTACCTCGTGGTTCTGGAGGAATCGCTGCGCTAG
- a CDS encoding TlpA disulfide reductase family protein yields the protein MKRIFWVLLLVIAVAVSGCSKKEVPAQEGAAAPDFTLQDLSGKQVQLSSLKGKVVLVNFWATWCPPCREEIPSMVKLNQVMQGKNFQMLAISVDEGGKQAVQEFFRQNGVSLPALFDTDGSVSRRYGTTGVPETFIVDGKGIIRKKVIGGVDWSAPEVLQYLEGLMQGK from the coding sequence ATGAAACGTATCTTTTGGGTACTGTTGCTTGTAATCGCTGTGGCGGTTTCCGGCTGCTCCAAGAAGGAGGTCCCGGCGCAGGAAGGTGCCGCCGCCCCCGACTTCACCCTGCAGGACCTATCGGGAAAGCAGGTGCAGCTTTCTTCGCTCAAGGGGAAGGTGGTGCTGGTTAACTTCTGGGCCACCTGGTGCCCCCCCTGCCGCGAGGAAATCCCTTCCATGGTGAAACTGAACCAGGTCATGCAGGGGAAGAACTTCCAGATGCTCGCCATCTCCGTGGACGAGGGTGGCAAGCAGGCGGTGCAGGAGTTCTTCCGGCAAAACGGCGTCTCCCTCCCGGCGCTCTTCGACACCGACGGCAGCGTGTCCAGGCGCTACGGCACCACCGGCGTTCCCGAAACCTTCATAGTCGACGGCAAGGGGATAATCAGGAAGAAGGTGATCGGCGGTGTCGACTGGAGTGCGCCGGAGGTGCTCCAGTATCTCGAAGGGCTGATGCAGGGTAAATAG
- the lptG gene encoding LPS export ABC transporter permease LptG, translated as MTILTRYIAKAYLKMLSLCLGSFLTIYLVVDFMEKVSRFTRAGASWKHLALFFITKIPEMIIDAAPLAVLMATLLTLGTLSLTSELTAIRSCGVSLFRISLPILVISVLMSLGVLAIGEFVLPKSFAQRTYIQEVLIQKKSPSAFFRQQNIWFREEGTVLRASLFEPARNELKGITLWELQPQTGEPLKRTEADMALLGPKGWVFRDVTVRQFSGGEITATQKYRELPVQLQLKPADLKTLGKFSDSMSLVELARYCRKLRASGYDPTRYVTQMHSRISMPFGCAVMAFLGIPFALRGGRSSGIAFGVGLSIGVGFLYVIVNSVIISVGQVGLLPPVVAAWATNFIFFVAGAWLSLTIDN; from the coding sequence ATGACCATCCTCACCCGCTACATAGCGAAGGCCTACCTGAAGATGCTCTCGCTCTGCCTGGGCTCGTTCCTCACCATCTACCTGGTAGTCGACTTCATGGAGAAGGTCTCCCGCTTCACGCGCGCCGGCGCAAGCTGGAAGCACCTGGCCCTCTTCTTCATCACCAAGATCCCGGAGATGATCATCGACGCGGCGCCCCTTGCCGTCCTGATGGCGACGCTGCTCACCCTGGGGACCCTGTCGCTCACTTCCGAGCTCACCGCGATACGCAGCTGCGGGGTGAGTCTCTTCCGCATCAGCCTCCCTATCCTGGTCATCTCAGTGCTGATGAGCCTCGGGGTGCTGGCCATAGGTGAGTTCGTGCTCCCCAAGAGCTTCGCGCAGCGCACCTACATACAGGAGGTGCTGATCCAGAAGAAAAGCCCCAGCGCCTTTTTCCGGCAGCAGAACATCTGGTTCAGAGAGGAAGGGACGGTGCTCAGGGCGAGCCTTTTCGAGCCGGCGAGAAACGAACTGAAGGGGATCACCCTTTGGGAGCTCCAGCCTCAGACCGGGGAGCCGCTCAAGCGGACCGAAGCGGACATGGCGCTTCTGGGACCCAAGGGGTGGGTGTTCCGGGACGTGACGGTGCGGCAGTTCAGCGGCGGGGAGATCACGGCAACGCAGAAGTACCGCGAGCTGCCGGTCCAGCTCCAGCTGAAGCCCGCCGACCTGAAGACGCTGGGGAAATTTTCCGACAGCATGTCGCTTGTGGAGCTTGCCCGCTACTGCAGGAAGCTCAGAGCCAGCGGCTACGACCCCACCAGGTACGTCACCCAGATGCACAGCAGGATCTCGATGCCCTTCGGCTGCGCGGTGATGGCGTTTCTGGGGATTCCTTTCGCCTTGCGCGGCGGGAGGTCGAGCGGGATCGCCTTCGGCGTCGGCCTCTCCATCGGGGTCGGCTTTCTCTACGTCATCGTCAACTCCGTGATCATCTCGGTGGGGCAGGTGGGGCTGCTGCCGCCCGTGGTGGCGGCGTGGGCGACCAACTTCATCTTCTTCGTGGCTGGCGCGTGGCTGTCGCTTACGATTGACAACTGA
- a CDS encoding response regulator, giving the protein MAKLLVVDDEANIRLLYAQELSDEGYSVVTAASALEAVEKLESDSFDLAVIDIKLKNESGIELLQRIVKERHTLPVILCTAFSCYKDDFSAWLADGYVVKSSDLQELKDEISRVLAKRQKAAFT; this is encoded by the coding sequence ATGGCAAAACTGCTGGTGGTCGATGACGAGGCGAATATCAGGCTTTTGTACGCGCAGGAGTTAAGCGACGAAGGTTATTCCGTGGTGACTGCCGCCTCGGCCCTGGAGGCGGTGGAGAAACTCGAATCTGACAGCTTCGACCTGGCCGTCATCGATATCAAGTTGAAAAACGAAAGCGGCATCGAGCTTTTGCAGCGCATCGTCAAGGAGCGGCACACCCTCCCGGTGATCCTTTGCACCGCCTTTTCCTGTTACAAGGATGACTTCTCCGCCTGGCTTGCCGACGGTTACGTGGTGAAGTCGAGCGACCTGCAGGAGTTGAAGGACGAGATCTCCCGGGTTCTTGCCAAGAGGCAGAAGGCGGCGTTTACCTGA
- the lptF gene encoding LPS export ABC transporter permease LptF: protein MPNFMKKTLYAYIFKEIPPPFLVGMVTFTFVLLMGRFLKLAEMVVEKGVPFGDVVRMVAYLLPPFWLFTIPMALLLAMLLAFGRLSGDSEITAMKSCGISLYGLLPPPLVFAACATLACLWVTVYAVPWGNSGFKKLMVEIAQSSAGIAIKEKVFNNAFPDMVIYTQTLDTKAQTMGGVIVHDERDPRTPTTIFASTGALVSDPKSNSMEFQLRNGSIHRAEEKGGYRMVQFQEYNLRVSLAEGGSKAPRKASEMTLDELLHPPKGAQQKEILSRGLEYHGRLALPFSCFVFTLLAIPLGIQNRRSGKASGFSLSIGVILLYYVALSAFKTLGERGMLPPLAAGWGPNLVFLLAGIYLFKKTADEERLPIFYLYPRLKEALRGRLGKGGKR, encoded by the coding sequence ATGCCGAACTTCATGAAAAAGACCCTTTACGCTTACATCTTCAAGGAAATCCCCCCCCCTTTCCTGGTCGGCATGGTGACCTTCACCTTCGTGCTCCTCATGGGACGCTTCCTCAAGCTGGCGGAGATGGTGGTGGAGAAGGGGGTCCCCTTCGGCGACGTGGTCCGGATGGTGGCATACCTCCTCCCGCCGTTCTGGCTCTTCACCATCCCGATGGCGCTTTTGCTCGCCATGCTGCTTGCCTTCGGCCGCCTTTCCGGCGACAGCGAAATCACCGCCATGAAGAGTTGCGGCATCAGTCTCTACGGGCTCCTCCCGCCCCCCCTGGTTTTCGCCGCCTGCGCCACCCTAGCCTGCCTCTGGGTCACCGTCTACGCCGTCCCCTGGGGGAACTCCGGCTTCAAGAAGCTCATGGTGGAGATCGCCCAGAGCAGCGCGGGGATCGCCATCAAGGAGAAGGTCTTCAACAACGCCTTCCCCGACATGGTCATCTACACCCAGACCCTGGATACCAAGGCTCAGACCATGGGTGGGGTGATCGTTCACGACGAGCGGGATCCCCGCACCCCGACCACCATCTTCGCCTCCACCGGCGCGCTGGTCTCCGACCCCAAATCGAACTCCATGGAGTTCCAGCTGCGTAACGGATCCATCCACCGCGCCGAGGAAAAGGGGGGGTACCGGATGGTGCAGTTCCAGGAATACAACCTGAGGGTGTCGCTCGCCGAGGGGGGGAGCAAGGCCCCCAGGAAGGCGAGCGAGATGACGCTCGACGAGCTGCTTCACCCCCCAAAGGGAGCACAGCAAAAGGAGATCCTCTCCAGGGGCCTCGAATACCACGGCCGCCTGGCACTCCCCTTCTCCTGTTTCGTCTTCACGCTTTTGGCCATACCTCTGGGGATCCAGAACCGCCGCTCGGGGAAGGCCTCCGGGTTCTCCCTTAGCATCGGCGTCATACTCCTTTACTACGTCGCCCTCTCCGCCTTCAAGACGCTCGGGGAGCGGGGCATGCTGCCGCCGCTTGCAGCCGGATGGGGCCCGAACCTCGTATTCCTCCTGGCGGGTATCTACCTGTTCAAGAAAACGGCCGACGAAGAACGTCTTCCCATCTTCTACCTCTACCCGCGCCTGAAGGAGGCGTTGCGGGGACGCCTGGGCAAGGGGGGGAAACGATGA
- a CDS encoding GAF domain-containing sensor histidine kinase, whose protein sequence is MDWECCWSREEVEPENCPYVGEGEEDLYTSHRRRVVEKCVECPRFKNDLARMKGSGSPLSDVLPFILTEFQEQKAQMEAMLSFLNSKTREIKFLREVGIVLQTSLDLDEVLSIAMTAITAGKGFGMNRAFLLMTDKERRHIRGYLGVGPRDYEEAWRTWEDIGRSNFTLKELARDFQKTKLSYEKVKFHDILSQLTVPLADQGHIFNRALQGKKPILVENALNNPDLDRGLARILGVDCFLIMPLISRNRRIGVIIADNCITQKPITLQDMQSLETFAFPVAFALERASLYERLQEEVAKQKSANLKLREQQELIVKMEKMALVGKITSSIAHSIRNPLMVIGGFARTLLKGSAEDDEKRSYLESIVRETRQLEDVLSEVLDYSESLFPVTDFWDLNELVTKALAELEGAMEQAEVVCRQELSSDLPMVRIDYKQISYCLKTITSTALACMEQGGELTVESLNDGDGVMLRISDSGKPLTQTAQEALTAPFFQTQELGEGGGLSLCKSILERQGNSLTIYSRPGGGNTYSIRLLTRKENI, encoded by the coding sequence TTGGATTGGGAATGTTGCTGGAGCAGGGAAGAGGTCGAGCCGGAGAACTGCCCCTATGTGGGGGAGGGGGAGGAGGATCTTTACACATCGCACCGCCGCAGGGTGGTGGAGAAGTGTGTGGAGTGCCCCCGCTTCAAAAACGACCTGGCCCGGATGAAAGGCTCCGGTTCCCCGCTCTCTGACGTCCTTCCTTTCATACTGACCGAGTTTCAGGAACAAAAGGCGCAGATGGAAGCGATGCTGAGCTTTTTGAACAGCAAGACCCGCGAGATCAAGTTTCTGCGCGAGGTCGGCATCGTGCTGCAGACCTCCCTCGACCTCGACGAGGTACTCTCCATCGCCATGACGGCGATCACGGCGGGAAAGGGGTTCGGCATGAACCGCGCCTTCCTGCTCATGACAGACAAGGAGCGCCGCCACATCCGGGGCTACCTCGGCGTCGGGCCCCGCGACTACGAGGAGGCGTGGCGGACCTGGGAGGACATCGGCCGCAGCAACTTCACCCTCAAGGAACTGGCGCGCGACTTCCAGAAGACCAAGCTCAGCTACGAAAAGGTGAAGTTCCACGACATCCTGAGCCAGCTCACCGTGCCGCTGGCCGACCAGGGGCACATCTTCAACCGCGCCCTGCAGGGGAAAAAGCCCATCCTGGTGGAGAACGCGCTGAACAACCCGGACCTCGACCGGGGGCTGGCCCGCATACTGGGCGTCGACTGCTTCCTCATCATGCCCCTCATTTCCCGTAACCGCCGCATCGGCGTGATCATCGCCGACAACTGCATCACGCAAAAGCCGATCACCCTGCAGGACATGCAGTCCCTGGAAACCTTCGCCTTCCCGGTCGCCTTCGCGCTGGAGCGCGCCTCGCTCTACGAGCGGCTCCAGGAGGAAGTCGCCAAGCAGAAGTCGGCGAATCTGAAGCTGCGCGAGCAGCAGGAACTGATAGTGAAGATGGAGAAGATGGCGCTGGTGGGGAAGATCACCTCCAGCATCGCGCACTCGATCCGCAACCCGCTCATGGTGATCGGCGGCTTCGCCCGCACCCTTTTGAAGGGAAGCGCCGAGGACGACGAGAAAAGGAGCTACCTCGAATCGATCGTGCGCGAGACCCGGCAGCTGGAAGACGTCCTGTCCGAAGTGCTGGATTACTCGGAGTCGCTCTTCCCGGTCACCGACTTCTGGGACCTGAACGAGCTTGTGACCAAGGCCCTGGCCGAGCTGGAAGGGGCCATGGAGCAGGCGGAGGTGGTTTGCCGCCAGGAGCTCTCCTCCGACCTTCCCATGGTGCGCATCGACTACAAGCAGATCAGCTACTGCCTGAAGACCATCACGTCTACGGCGCTGGCGTGCATGGAGCAGGGGGGGGAGCTCACCGTGGAGAGCTTGAACGACGGCGACGGCGTGATGCTGCGGATCAGCGACAGCGGCAAGCCCCTGACCCAGACCGCCCAGGAGGCGCTCACCGCACCGTTTTTCCAGACCCAGGAGCTGGGGGAGGGGGGGGGGCTTTCCCTTTGCAAGTCGATCCTGGAGCGCCAGGGGAATTCCCTGACCATATATAGCCGTCCCGGCGGCGGCAATACCTATAGCATCAGGCTCTTGACGAGAAAGGAGAATATCTGA